ATTTCGGGCTGTCGAACGAAACCGCCTGGGGCATGGCGCAATGGCTGCGCCTGGCCGAGGAAAAGGGCCTGCCGCGGGCGCAGACGCTTCAGAACGAATATTCGCTGCTCTGCCGGCTTTATGACACCGATCTGGCCGAGCTCAGCGTGAACGAGAACCTGCCGCTGCTGGCCTACAGCCCGCTTGCCGCAGGTCTGCTCAGCGGCAAATATGCGGGCGATGTCACGCCCGACGGCTCGCGCCGGTCGCGCAGCCCCGAGCTTGGCGGCCGGATCACGCCCCGGGTCTGGGAGGCGGTGTCGGGCTATCTGGCGATCGCCAAGGCACATGGGCTCGACCCGGTGCAGATGGCGCTTGCCTTCGTTGCCAGCCGCCCCTTCCCGGTGATCCCGATCATCGGCGCGACCTCGACCGCGCAGCTTGAAACCGCCCTGGGCGCGGCCGATCTGACCCTGTCGCCCGAAATCCAGGCCGAGATCGCGGCGATGCACAAGGCCTATCCGATGCCGTTCTGAGGGCGGACCGGGCCTCTTCGGCAGCCCTGCGTTGCATCTCTGGCACGCCCGGTATCCATCGTGCGGGCGATCCGGCCCGGCCCTTGCCCCGCTGGCGGCGGGCGACATTATGGGCGCTGGGGATGGGGGAGTGACCATGGATGTTCACACGGATGACGGGCGCATGAATGGCGGGGCAGGTCGCGGCCGGGCCGCGGCCGGCGCGGCGGCGTGACCGGCTCTGTCGCCATTCTCGGTGCCGGGACCGCCGGTGCGGGCTGGGCGGCGCGCTTTGCCCTGATGGGCTGGGCGGTGCGTGTGTTCGACCCCGATCCGGACGCGGCCGCGCGCGTGGCCTCCGTGCTCGACAATGCCCGTCGCGCGCTGCCGGGCCTGTCGGACCGGCGCTTGCCGCCCGAGGGCGACGTCGTCCATGCCGCCACCATCTCGCAGGCGGTGTCGGGCGCCGACTGGATCCAGGAAAGCGTGCCCGAACGGCTGGACCTCAAGCGCACGCTTTACCAGAAGGTGCAGGAACATGCCGCCGATGACGCGATCATTGCCTCATCGACGGCGGGATTTACCCCGACCGCGCTTTACGGGCAGGGCGCGCGGCGCTGCCAGATCGTCGTGGCGCATCCGTTCAACCCGGTCTATCTGCTGCCGCTGGTCGAGCTGGTCATGGCCGAGGATGCGCCCGGCTGGGCGCTCGAGCGGGCCGAACAGGTGCTGCGCGGCATCGGCATGATGCCGCTGCCGGTCCGGCGCGAGATCGACGGCCATATCGCCGACCGGCTGATGGAGGCGGTCTGGCGCGAGGCGCTCTGGCTGGTGCATGACGGGGTCGCCACCACCGCCGAGATAGACGAGGCGGTGCGGATGGGGGTCGGGCTCAACTGGGCGCAGATGGGGCCGTTCGAATCCGCACTGCTGTCCGGCGGTGCGGCCGGGGTCGACCAGGTGGTGTCGCGGATCGGGCCGGGGCTCGATCTGCCCCGCACCCATCTGACCGAAATGCCCGAGGCGACCGAGGCACTGGCCCGCACCGTGGCCGAACAGGCCGGGACGCAGTCGGGCGGGCGGTCGCTCGAAGAGCTGGAACGGATCCGCGACAGGAACCTCGTCGCGGTGCTCCGGGCGCTGAAATGGGCCGGTTGGGGGGCGGGCGCGCATCTGCGCGACGTCGATGCCCTGCTCGAAAACGGCGCGGCCGAGATCGCCGGGCCGATCCGCAGCGTGGCGCGAACCGTGCCGCTGGACTGGGTCGATCACAACGGCCACATGACCGAGGCGCGCTATATGCAGGTCTTTTCGGACGCGTCCGACCGGGTGGTCGAGCTGATGGGCTGCGACGCGGCCTATATCGCGGGCGGGGCCAGCTTCTCTACCGTCGAATCGCATATCCGCCATCTCGCCGAGGCGAAACCGGGCGCTGCGCTGCATGTCGAGAGCCTGTGCCTGGCCGCGGAAGGCCGCAAGCTCCATCTGTTCCACCGGCTGTTCGCCGAGGGGTGCGAGGTCGCGACCGCAGAGGCCTTGCTGGTGCATGTGAGCCTCGAGACCCGCCAGGCCGCCGAGCCCGGAGCGGAGCTGGCCCGCCGGATGGCCGAGATCGCGCGCGCCCATGCCGCGCTGCCGCGTCCCGCCGGGGTCGGCCGGTCGGTCGGGCAAAAGCCGCTCTAATCCCGGAGCCGCTCCGCCGGTCGCGGTTTTCGGTCAGGCGAGGCGCTGGAATTTCGAGACCGGGGCGCGATTGTCGAAAAACGGCACGCTGGCGGGAGGCAGCCCGCCCCGGATCAGCTGTGTGACCTCGGCCAGCACCACTTCGGTGATGAAGGGCAGGTCGAACCGGCGCACCTCGGCCAGCGGGATCCACTGCAACTGGCTCAGCTCGTCCTCGGCGCGCGAGAAATCGTCGGGGTCGCTGGCCAGCGCCTCGGCCTCGACCAGAAAGAAGCGCGCATCGAAACGCCGCGGCCGCCCCGGCGGGGTGATCGCGCGGAAGATGAAGTGAAAGCCCTCGGGCGAGGGCAGATGCCCCGAGGCGGCAAAGCCGCGCCAGCCCTTCGGAGCCGGGCCGGGCCAGGCGCCGGGGCGCCCGAGGATCAGCCCGGTCTCTTCCC
The genomic region above belongs to Rhodovulum sulfidophilum DSM 1374 and contains:
- a CDS encoding carnitine 3-dehydrogenase, producing the protein MTGSVAILGAGTAGAGWAARFALMGWAVRVFDPDPDAAARVASVLDNARRALPGLSDRRLPPEGDVVHAATISQAVSGADWIQESVPERLDLKRTLYQKVQEHAADDAIIASSTAGFTPTALYGQGARRCQIVVAHPFNPVYLLPLVELVMAEDAPGWALERAEQVLRGIGMMPLPVRREIDGHIADRLMEAVWREALWLVHDGVATTAEIDEAVRMGVGLNWAQMGPFESALLSGGAAGVDQVVSRIGPGLDLPRTHLTEMPEATEALARTVAEQAGTQSGGRSLEELERIRDRNLVAVLRALKWAGWGAGAHLRDVDALLENGAAEIAGPIRSVARTVPLDWVDHNGHMTEARYMQVFSDASDRVVELMGCDAAYIAGGASFSTVESHIRHLAEAKPGAALHVESLCLAAEGRKLHLFHRLFAEGCEVATAEALLVHVSLETRQAAEPGAELARRMAEIARAHAALPRPAGVGRSVGQKPL
- a CDS encoding NUDIX hydrolase gives rise to the protein MGETDARLRPTGGIDDPPIRDAATAIVLRDAATTPRVLMGQRGAGAAFMPNKVVFPGGAVDPVDATVPLACPLAAACAARLQAEADPTMADALAAAAIRELWEETGLILGRPGAWPGPAPKGWRGFAASGHLPSPEGFHFIFRAITPPGRPRRFDARFFLVEAEALASDPDDFSRAEDELSQLQWIPLAEVRRFDLPFITEVVLAEVTQLIRGGLPPASVPFFDNRAPVSKFQRLA